A window of Felis catus isolate Fca126 chromosome A3, F.catus_Fca126_mat1.0, whole genome shotgun sequence genomic DNA:
AGAGCTCCAAGTTGGATTAAGTAATGACAACACCCCATAAATCAAGCTTTTCCAATGAATTGCCATTCAGGTCAAATAGTGATGATGCTTGGGTGATAGAACTTTCTTGAGATATTCCTAACCCAATCTGTCCCCTTAAGAGCTTCCAGGCTGCTGGTTTTTAAGGCTACTATTATGGAGCTGGGACTAGAGGGATGGCAGTAGGCCAAGTCAATACCCCACAAACCCCACTGTTCTTACCAAACCTGAGCAGTTTCTCTTGGATAAACCCCTCATCAGATTGTTGTTAGGCTTTGGTGAATAGCTAGAGTTCtagaaaaagttgattttttacAATCTTGCCAATATTTTTGTTGCCTTTACGGAGGAATGGATTTACAGAACTCCTTACTCCACCATTGCAGAAGTCTCCCTGCTCCGGTTACAGATCCGTTCTAAGACCAGGCTGGCTTAGGGGTTAACTACGAAGAAGGTATTCCCTGGAAATACGATTAAAGTAATGCCCCTGCCTCGGAGGTGTCTGGGTTTAACAACAAAAGGACacttaaagagatgaaaaaaaggaTCTGCAGGAATCATTCCAAATTAACCGGGGTGACATGGGGGCCCTTGGTAAAACTCAGTAGGCTATCAGGACTCACACCCAGATCCCTGACGCCTCGCCCACTGACCTCTTGGCTGCTTCTCCTGGGAGATGCcttttccaggagaagggagatgCTGTATTTTGAGTATTTCATCTAAGGTACAAGTTTCATACTCACTATTCCCAGACATGCCAGCAAACACAACGAtcttatttccactttacagatgaagaaactgaggctcgcaGAAATCAAGGCACATGACCAAAATTAGACCACTCACGAGTGGTGGAGAGGGGATCCGACTCCAGAGTGTGAGCTACACCCTTCTCACCAAACCCAACGCACTGACCCACTGGCTGGCAATGGTGTGGGCAGGAAGGCGGTTGATGAAGCATCATTACAAGTCTGAGCACAATAGTCGGACCTGCCTTTTTAGTCCTCTCTCTTGGGAGACAGGACTCGATACCACTGGTCACGATACAAGAACAGCAGCAAAGTATCAGGTATGGCTTGCCCCCGCCACAAGCACCTGCTGAGGTGGGCTCTTGGGTCAATTCCTCCCTTCGTTCAGGAGTCAGAGCCTCCTGGAAGTCCCCCCAAAATCAAGGGTGGCAGGGGCAAAGCCCGGCTGTGACTTCAGGCCTGGGAGTATAGGACCGTCCCCTTCACGTGCTCAGCAGAATGAAGTCCACAGACCTGAATGCCCAAGCCCCACCCAGTCCACCACAAGCGTAGGGTGTATCCGGAGAGGACAGAGGGTTCCCCAATGCCCTAGCATCCCGACAGTCCACAGCTCCATCCACTCCCCCTGACTGTGGCAAAGAGGACATATTCATTGCAAATCATTCCCAAAAGACAAACTTTATTTTGACACCTCAGAATTTGGCAAGGAAAAAGGCATAGCAACGACAGTATAGTCTCATGTGCGGAAACCTCTTCAGAAACGCGATCTCACTGGAACCTCACAATGACCCTGCAAGGCAGGCAAGCAGGTCTCTCCTATCCACTTTATGGAGGATTTGTCAGGGGTCACCCAGCTTCCACACAGGACTGTAAACAttccacccagatgcctctgtgTGTCTGGTCCAGGCTCCTCAATACCCAGGGGTGGGCTGGGATTTCACCAGATACATGCAGTTACCTTAACTTCCCCAGCTATGAAACTAGGGATCAGGCTGTCTCATCTCTATATAAAGGCCCTTCTCATGGATGTGACCTACGCGTACCACGATTGCTAGGTCTATGGTGGCTGGACCAGGTGGCCAGCCAAAAGCCTTGGCAAGCCCTGGGCACAAATGAACTTGGAGCCAAGCAGTGGGGGACCAGAAGCCTGCTGGCCCACTGCTGAGCCACTTTCTACAGGAACCCCACTAGGAAGGGAGTTCTGGTGTGGGCAGAAAAAGGGGCTCCTCCTTGCTCCACGGACCCCAACCtgttggggagggggaaagagcctccctgcccccatttcTTGTTGATGACCAGCTTTTCTGACTCTTCTCCAGAACGGAGGTGGGGCTGCACCTCCTCCCTCTGGCTCAGAGCTAGATTCAATTTGCTACCTGCATCAGGAGGCCCTCCCCAGTCCTCAGAATGGGAGGGCCCCACGCCGGGACCACCGCCTTGATCTCCCAGCGACATACAGGGCATTTGGCCAAGTCCCTGAAGACCCGCAAGGCACAGTAGCTGCAGAAGTGTGTGTGGCCGCAGGGAACCAGGCAGGTGTTGGCAGCGTGGtggaaacagatggcacattcCTCTCCTGCTGTGGCTGGGAAAGGGGACAACATGAGTTGGGGCACGTGGGGGCAAAGCGCGGGCAGCCCACTCATGCTATAACCACAGGACAGAGAACCACGCAGGCCTATTTTGACCATTAATGAGAAAATGCTCACAACATAatcaaatgcaaagaaatgggaagaaaaccatactgcacatacatatatatcataaaattccaacttggaaaaaaaaggaaaacagcacaATTCCTCATAGATATATGACTACAAAATAGTAGGAGGAAATCCCCCTAAGAGgcagtggtgattttttttttttttttacttccttatgtatcctctaatatttattttctttccgtTTGGCAAAACCTTTATTACGAACGTGGACTGCTTTTTCAAGCGGGGACAAAACAACGTTATTTGTTCACGAATGTGCTCTTGTAACTTGAAAAGTTAGCCAATGTTCTAGAAGGCAAAGCTATTAAATTGCTTTTAGGTTTCTAGCAGGCAGAGCCAAATCTTTTGGCCTAAAGCCCGTGGGAGACTTCGTGGGACTCGGAAGGATTTTAGCCAGTTCCCAGAGCTGGGgcctccctggggtgggggtggggcctctGGTGCTAGAGTCCTGGGGAGCCTGTCCCTGGCTCGCTGGGCTCGGGGAAGCCACTCACCTTCCGGCTGCAGAGACTCATTGATGAGGGCCCGTGGCACGGTTGAGGGGAAGGCACTGGCTGTGGGatctgagggagagagggaaactcaGGACCCAGGAAAGCAAAGCCCAGGTGCTTCCACCCTACCAGGCCCTTGAAAGAGTTCCACCTGCTTGCTTGCAGTGCTGGAGCTCCCCGCTGATCTTATGGCCCCAGCCACCCCTTCCCCAGTTCACCCCAGCAGAGAATTTGTGAAGCTGTCGACTTCTTTTCCTAAAACCACCCTTCCTTTAAACATCTCCCCTTTGCCCAGGCGCCGCTGCCTGACTGGAGACCCTCAGCGTTACCCACCTTCCTAAACCCGGATGTGCATTAAAATCCGCAGGACGTGGGGAAAACGGGTGCTTGACTCTACACCAGACCTACCCAATCGGGCGTCCCAGGGGCGAGACTTCAGCCGCTGTGACAAGGGATTTTATAACcggtaggggtgggggaagaggaaatGGACTGCTTGTGTAGGCCGGTGTTCAACCAGCACAGGAATGCCAGTATTTCTTTCTATAGACGTTTCCTGTATCCACTCGCCCTCAAGTCCACTCTCCTTTCAGGTGGCTAGAGGGATGGTTACGGTTTCCCCACTCAGTGACTGGACGGCTCACTCTGCCCCCACCGGCAGTCTTCCTGTGCACCTCTAACCGCTTCCACTTCTGTTCCCTTTGCTTGCCACCCTTGACTCCCCTGAACTCCTACTAAGGCAGCAAAACCCAGCCCCCGACCTCTCCTTTTGTGAAACAGCCCTTTGACAGATGTTTGGAGTGCTAGTCATAGCTTCTTAGCATTCCCTAGGGACAAGGCTGCCCTCCCTTTGACTGGGGTCTTGTCCATCTGGCGTCTCCAGTGACGTAAAACTGACCGTGTAGGAAAAGATGAAAGGCTCTCCCCACGGCTCTGGATGGGGACGCAGTTCCACCCGAGCCACCCGAGGGGCGGTGCCCGGGTCCTCGCGGATTGTCTCACCCAGTAGCTTGATGGCCTTGGTGGTCCCGTACACGTCCATCACGGCCCAGAGGGGGGCGCCCATGAGCACGCCCTTGCGCAGCAGCAGCCGGGGGCCCGAGTTGACCCTGACGAAGAGCCGGCCCCTGCGGTTCACCCAGAAGCAGACCACGTCCCCCGCCAGCGCGCAGCCCTCGGGCAGCATGGccgcccatgtcgggctctgcagcTCCAGGTCCGGGCACACGAAGGGTGGCAGGCTGGGCGCGGACACCCGCGCGGGGTCCAGGCGCGTGAAGCCCACGCGGAGCCCGCCGCACCAGCCGCCCTCGTGCCACACCACGCGGACCGCCACCCGCTCCCCGGGAAGCACCGGCCGCTGGCTGAACACGATGCCGTCGTGGAACGTGGCGTTCCTGCGCGCAGTGCACCGCTGGGCGTCTAGACGCACCTGCGCGCCCTTGGCCTCAGGGTGGAAGCGCAGTGTCTCCCGGGGCGCCTTGGTGTCTGCggagatggggggggtggggggatggtgaCGTCAGTGTGGTCTGGTTCCGGACTCATTTGTTCCCCAGAGCTatctccgccccccacccccgcatctcCCCGGGGCCATTGCCCCTGCCCTCATCCAGGGAGCCCCCAGAGACCTGATTAGAGCCTGGTGAGGAACACACTTTGCATGTCTGGGATCTGAATTCCCACTGTGAATTCCCCCACCTCAGTTCCCCTCCCGGAGGGATGTTGTAAAATCACGCCTACATGTACCGGCTCTAAATACCTAGTCCCGGTTATTGGCATTAAATAGAAAGAGCAGGTGTTAGAAATAGTATACATAATATGATCCAGGTTTTGTTCGACACATATgtttaatatacacacatatattctccCTGTATCTAGAAACAACCTGAGAGGAGATGGGTCTGCTAATGGTGCTCAGCTCTGGCAGATGGGTCCTGGTATCGCAGCTGTTTTCCTCTGTTTGTCTGACTTTATGATTGTCCCACAGAAAACCTGCCTCATTTGTGAAGGCCATGGCCCCCAGTGAGGGTGACTTCCTTTTCCTAGGACAGAAAGGGGTCCAACAGCTCCCCCACAGAGCCAGGTGGGGCGGCACAGGCTAGAGAGGGAGTCCCAGGttgtggcgggggcggggtgtCAGAATGGTGGGCTGGGCCAGCCAAGGCCCAGGGCTGAGCTTTGAAATCCGGGGACTTCCCGACCCCACTCCACTTGGCAGTCGGGAGGGGAAGTTCCCTACTGGGCAGCCTTTCCTCTCAAGCCTCAGGCCTGAGCCTGGAGGAAGCTGGTGAGCTTCCTGAGCCAGAACTGCTCTCCTCCCTTACCCCCctcttgtcctgttctttcttgGTTAGAGGAGGGAAGCTGAAAATAGCGAATTCAATcagcaggagcctgggtggctcagtcggttgagcatcggctcagggcatgatctcccagtttgtgagtttgaggcccacattcggctctgtgctgatagctcggatcctggagcctgcttcagattctctgtctccctctctcgctgcccctcctctgcttatgctctgtctctctctgtctctctctctcaaaaataaataaacactaaaaaaaaaaaaagggggggggattcAATCCGGACTTGAGCCTGAACCCAACCCAAAAGAGcaaggcccctcccctcccagatcTCATCCGcttccccagctctgc
This region includes:
- the NEURL3 gene encoding E3 ubiquitin-protein ligase NEURL3 isoform X2, which produces MGAQLSSQAGAGERGFAFTARDPDCISEPCSLPGREPGVSALGSLRAPKAHTPAADTKAPRETLRFHPEAKGAQVRLDAQRCTARRNATFHDGIVFSQRPVLPGERVAVRVVWHEGGWCGGLRVGFTRLDPARVSAPSLPPFVCPDLELQSPTWAAMLPEGCALAGDVVCFWVNRRGRLFVRVNSGPRLLLRKGVLMGAPLWAVMDVYGTTKAIKLLDPTASAFPSTVPRALINESLQPEATAGEECAICFHHAANTCLVPCGHTHFCSYCALRVFRDLAKCPVCRWEIKAVVPAWGPPILRTGEGLLMQVAN
- the NEURL3 gene encoding E3 ubiquitin-protein ligase NEURL3 isoform X4, which gives rise to MGAQLSSQADTKAPRETLRFHPEAKGAQVRLDAQRCTARRNATFHDGIVFSQRPVLPGERVAVRVVWHEGGWCGGLRVGFTRLDPARVSAPSLPPFVCPDLELQSPTWAAMLPEGCALAGDVVCFWVNRRGRLFVRVNSGPRLLLRKGVLMGAPLWAVMDVYGTTKAIKLLDPTASAFPSTVPRALINESLQPEATAGEECAICFHHAANTCLVPCGHTHFCSYCALRVFRDLAKCPVCRWEIKAVVPAWGPPILRTGEGLLMQVAN
- the NEURL3 gene encoding E3 ubiquitin-protein ligase NEURL3 isoform X1; its protein translation is MGAQLSSQAGAGERGFAFTARDPDCISEPCSLPGREPGVSALGSLRAPKAHTPAADTKAPRETLRFHPEAKGAQVRLDAQRCTARRNATFHDGIVFSQRPVLPGERVAVRVVWHEGGWCGGLRVGFTRLDPARVSAPSLPPFVCPDLELQSPTWAAMLPEGCALAGDVVCFWVNRRGRLFVRVNSGPRLLLRKGVLMGAPLWAVMDVYGTTKAIKLLGETIREDPGTAPRVARVELRPHPEPWGEPFIFSYTIPQPVPSPQPCHGPSSMSLCSRKPQQERNVPSVSTTLPTPAWFPAATHTSAATVPCGSSGTWPNALYVAGRSRRWSRRGALPF
- the NEURL3 gene encoding E3 ubiquitin-protein ligase NEURL3 isoform X3 → MGAQLSSQADTKAPRETLRFHPEAKGAQVRLDAQRCTARRNATFHDGIVFSQRPVLPGERVAVRVVWHEGGWCGGLRVGFTRLDPARVSAPSLPPFVCPDLELQSPTWAAMLPEGCALAGDVVCFWVNRRGRLFVRVNSGPRLLLRKGVLMGAPLWAVMDVYGTTKAIKLLGETIREDPGTAPRVARVELRPHPEPWGEPFIFSYTIPQPVPSPQPCHGPSSMSLCSRKPQQERNVPSVSTTLPTPAWFPAATHTSAATVPCGSSGTWPNALYVAGRSRRWSRRGALPF